AATGAATGCTTCAATAGAAAGGAAGAGAATAATTTGTTTCATTAAAGAAGAATTAGTCTCTTGGCTTTATAGGGGGATATGAGAATTGGATTTGGATTGTTGAAGGcggttttatttaaaatataaattataagttatttATAGATAAATCGATTTGGTATTTctaataggaaaaagaaatttatatttggaatttttaatAGGAAAATATGTATGTGTAATAGgttttttaatgatttgatttgctataaaaattaatttcgtATTTTAAACCGCATGCATTGTGAAAATTAATAGGTTTAATTAATCgctaaattttgaagttgttttTTGGTATTTGAATTTTCGTATGTGTCGAATaagtatttaaatattcaaatatgttgATTTGGAtagccattttttttaatttcttaatttttaatgaaattttttataaagttattacaaaaatatatttatggttTAGTTTTGAATGGTTTAGGgttatttttttgaataaaactttaaCGATTTTATCCAAGTGAtagtatttttaaatcattttgaaactaagtttaggaatattttttacacaaaTCAGTGTTTAGaggtaattttttaaaatttagccAAAACTAAGCTCTTGAacatattaaatcaaaatctTAAGGTATTATTTTTGCGTTGTAAGGGTCTCTCTCCCTGTAGTTAAATGATAAGAATATAATTCGAATTCCAATTTCTAATCCTAAAATTCTCCACTTCGAAAAGTCTTCCCTTTTCGAATTTCATTAAACTCAAGATTGGGTGGCGATGAGTCCAATGATTTGATGAATCTTGATAGGTTGGAGAGATACttacaaatttagttattagatttaaaataataaagtatatagtaatcttttaaaaatttataaatataacaaaatttattaaatagtGATCTATTATCGATAGATTATGTTAGattatgttgcaaatattagtagttaggtgtgaatttttaaaatattattatatttttaattattatttttaaaatatttagcaatttcaattttccttGTTTTGAAATTAGCATATATTCTATGCTACCACGCTATGCTTGTGTGTGCTTCATTATCTTTCTCACGGACTCCAATTTGTGTTGTACTTTGATGGTTAAATTTGGAAGGTGCGTTAGATTTAGTGCAAACTCACCAtgtttaagtatttttttttggtaaacaCGTTGATGGTTGAATGTGATGTAcggtttattttattttattttgcttagTTTAAAATCAACAAGTGGacttgaataaaattattttcaacaaaagcaaagtaaagaagaaaccaagaaggggagaattgaaattaaaaaagtagaGAGAAACAGAtacatgtatatttatttaatttacattgACAATTCCATTtgaaagggagaaaaagaatgatCATTGTGGTGGTGGGTTTAATCTTAGGGTACCTCCAAGCTCTATGGGAACAAGGGCAATTAGAGAGTGTAGAACATCTTTTATTAAAGGTCTGTAGCTTGCTTCTCCTTGTACACACAATACAGCCATTGCAGCAACCTAAATCATAAAACGTTAATTTCATACTAAGTTTAGGgattaaattcaaagtttttaaaaccacggaatccaaaaaagaaagaaacgaACCTGATACAAGTGTTTGAGATCCATAGTATTTCTAATAACAGGATCTACTATGTTTGGCAACTTCGATCTATCTGTCAGTTGAGGCATTGCCTGGCATTGCCCATTCCCAATATATCCCATCATTTTACTATATCATTCATattcatctatatatatatatgtgtgtatatatatatatatatatatatatatatatatcattcatatagagagattaaacattaaattttataaaaaagtttaaggaaAATGGTTGATTGCAAAAAACCATCACATTTACCTTTGAACTATCACAATAATGGTAGAAATTGGACTCTAGAACTTGTACAATTgactacttttaaaaactgctataaaatttgaaggtttAATATTCTTATTCAAAACTCAACTTCATAATTTGAttagtgaaaaaaatgtaaataaataagtaaaaactTTACCCACGTGACGATAGAGTGGGATTGTGGTGTTGGCCGTTTCTCCACCGGCCTTCTTCCTAGCAGAAGCTCTAGTACCACAATTCCATAAGCATACACATCACTTTTCTCTGTTAATTTTCCTGTTAACAAAACATCCATTCTACATCATCACCACACAAAACATATACCATAGTTGGATTAGATTGTGTTATTCAAGTCATGGATGAGTTATTCAAGTCATGGATTCTTTTTAACACCTTAGTTAAAGTTCTGACTATAATTaatgagataaaaaaataaatagaataaaacaaTCCCAACCATCACCTATGAGTAGATGAACTATAGTAAATGTTTCTAGTCGTGCATTTATGAAACAGATGGCCTTCAATTGTAGCACACGCCCCCACAAGATAAATCATTTACGTATCAGCattcaatttcataaaatatccTACGAGTCATTATTAATCACACGTCCTTCAATcgaaaaattattaaatgataCCATTAATTATGCTACAGCGGTCTCTTTTAGGAGTGTTTAGTTTTTGAGCTAATCAAAGAACTAAATCAAGCATAAAGAATCTAAATCAATGTCcaataaagaacaaaatgaaTGGACTGACTTTATCTAGATCGATTATTATTGGTTTGGTTTTCGGTTTttaacatctttttttctttcttatttttcactttgCTTTGAATGGGTCTTTGTTgctaactttaaattaaattttggtcTATTTCTTGCCCTATAAATTGTAATTTGACACAAGTTTATCTTTTTGGtacttttctaaataaaaaccGTGTACATAACATAAAGAATTTTAGACTTTTATTCTAATTAAACCATTGGATTAGtttggtttttcatttttttttatcactctTAGTCTCGTCTAATAAGTTGTTTTTAGTAGATGTTGAGTGTCCTTATCATAGTATAGGAATTCAATTTCTTAGATTGAAcaagaatatgaaaatatgaaactaaacaaattcttaaagaaaactaaatgtGTAGTCTAAGATGTATAGAATACTATAAGAACCAATATTGAACGAAGTATGTTCAATCCTAATTATAATAGAATTTATGTGGGAGTAATAAAGTAAAGTGAATGTGGGTTACCATGTAATAGATACTCTGGAGCTACATATCCCAAGGTCCCAGAaagcttaattttgttattgttttgggTTCCATCAGTGATTGCAATCCCAAAGTCAGCCAACTGAATTGCATTCAACAACCACAACAAAACTTTTGTTTAGGCTAAATTCTACAGACTACTCTAAAACCTTTGTTTTTTCCCCTCAAAACTatcatttaacttttaataagTCTTCCAAAACTATTActgaagtaaaaaatttaaacttcaaatgaaTGTTGTGGTGGCCGGCCATTATGGGTCATGAGCACGCTGTCCAAGAATCTAATTTtctatccaaaattttataggGTTTGTATAACTTAAATGGGTGGGGCTGACAGGTAAAGCGAGATCCAAAAATTAATGATGGTGTTTATGACTATTTCTAGTCTAcagttaattataataatactcATGATTCGAAGGTTTCTTAAAGAATTCACAGTTCAAGAATagtattgaaatatttatatgacAGTTGAATGGGTAATTCTAAAGAACAGAAACAGGAAGTGAGAGAAGTATACCTTAGCGTTGAAGTTGGCATCAAGAAGGATGTTGGAAGTCTTCAAATCTCTATGAATAACTGCAGGGTGGCAATGCTCGTGAAGGTATTCTAATCCTCTGCGAGTTCATTAGCTTTCCATTATTCTATTTAAATgcataaaaatattgaatgcttatttaaagaaaaaacaagtaaatttcCTGCAAAGCTTTTAAAAAGGCAAACAAGTAATATAAATCAGAGCGTCCcaattatttgaaaacaaggttttcttttttccattttgaaaaCCGGTTTTTCAAACGAAGAAAACcgagattttatttatttaaagggACATCTTATGTTTGATTggatttcttttacttttcttatttctaaaagttaagctattgatattaataataaagcatctgaaaataaaaattttaaaacttaagaGCTAAATGAAAACCCCAACTTaaagttaaaactaaaaaagtaatttattcCAATAATTCCATCggatttcatttattttaaaatatctttttatatataaaaatgtcatttggAAAACAAGCTAACAATAGTATAACATTGAAGAACTGCATATTAATAAATCAAGACAGAGATCTGTTATTAGATAAGTGACGTTTTCAAGAATTGCATgtcaaatacaaaatcaaagaagttaattttttttcaaagaaaatctaataatatcaatatagaCCCTTAAGATTTTTAAacttatcaatttaaattttctatttatgttttacttgtactttaataaaagttaaataaaattaataatataattattaatttaagatttaaatggaTACAACTCTCAAATCCATGATTTGAATTTgcctataattttaaaatgatgatTAGAGGCTCTTAAAAAACAAGTCAagttttataacttttttttgtcacaGAACTATGAAAAGTGCagatgattattttatttatcaaaggggaagagaataaaaagaaagcaagAGACATGCCTTGCAACATCGAGAGCAATCTTCATACGCATGTGCCAATTTAAGGCAGAACCACGAGAGGGCCCTgcatcatcattttcaacttacaacaataaaatatgCATCACATGGACATAGCAACTCTTGTTTTAATctggtaaaaataaataaataaatgatttggtttatttagtcctaatattttatcttttcttctgTTGATGCTAAAATTGAGATTAAAGTACTTAATATCTCTTCGTTGTTTGaaagtaagaaaagaaaagaattaccATGGAGTTGAGTTTCTAGAGATCCATTCTCCATGAGCTCATAAACAATCAACTTTGAATCTCCCTCACTGCTACATCCCAATTGGCAAATAATATTCGGATGATGAATTCCGCTCAATATATTCACTTCATTCTGCATTAGAAGTCAAAGCAAATATtccatttcaagaaaaaacaaacaaacaaataataaataataataacaatcatCATCAATATCGTTAAATACTTTTCAAACGTGTCTAACATATGATTGAATTGCTATCGAATTGGTGTCCATATCCATTAGctatctcttttgttttcaatatgtcaaattttgaagttttaaaaattttatgtcatagaaatttaaattttatattatgaaccggtatacttttgattttgtatatgtaaattataagaaaacaaacctatacttttaaaattacacCAGTATCAAGCTTTTGTTGACATTGAAATCTTATAAAATTTCGAATAGAAACGAGACTGAAAATGATGCATGCAgtgttcaaattttcttttaggtgGTTGCCACCCCATTTGACACTCAATTCTCATCCGAAGTTTGAAAGAATTTCTACCCTAACAATGTTTTTGAACCATtatgcaatcaaactatatgaatattttgtaATCAAAAGAACAGCGTTTGGAAGACATATTTTATAATGAAACggcaaagaaaaaggaatCACCTCAAATTCTGTGTCAGCTTGAAAGCCACTGCAATCAAGCTTCTTCACAGCCACAACCAAATTATCATCCAACAAAGCCTTGTAAACTCTCCCAAATCCACCTTCGCCCAATACATTACTCTCCCCAAAATTCCCAGTAGCTTTCTCCAATACTTTGAAATCAATCACTGATACACATCCCTTCTTCCCAGTCACAAATGGAGCTAATCCAATCCCTTTCTCGGCATCTTATGATCCACACAATAACACACTTCCTTTCAGAAATTTCTAAATAACTCCATTTCAACGGATGATCTTAACACAGGTATATTTCAGATTCTAGGCTTACCTTTCCGTTTGCTTTTACCAGCATTTCTCCTCTGCCGGTGAATCCACAACCAGAGCAATGAAAACAAAGCAGCGATAAGCACGGCAGAACAAAATCCAGCCACAGCCAGTACTCCTATTCTCGTCCGAGCTTCCATCTAACGATTACGCTGTTGATGACGTTCTTCACCTCGAAATTTAAATGGAGAAGTTAATGTGCTATtcggaaaaaagaaataacgtATTAATCAGAGAAATTTCAGTTTAGAGGGATTATGGATTTGAGAATGGGATGTTTCTTTATGCGGAAGATAAAATACAAGATTGCAATGTGTAATTAATGTACCTACCGAGTGAATGAGCAGcggttgaagaagaaatgggagagagtgatggagataaaatggggGACCGATGGCTGTATAACACCAACCAAAATGGGGCATCGCCATTGATTAGTGctctattcttcttcttcctcttcttggCTAGGGTTCAGAAGAAGCTtgaaaattggagaaaaatcTGATGAGCTTCTAAGATGCGGGAAATGGTTTTGGTAAAAGGAGTGAGTGTTTGTTTAGCTCTTCATGTTTCCTAATTGAAAAAACCCGctaataacatatttatatctAATCATAACCTAAGCTTAATGTTAATGAATAATtgatattagttttaaatatatgcaTAAAATTGTTCGAAAAAACATGTAAAACATATTAGAGTCGTGGGCTAGTAACAACTATGAACTATGTCACGAGATCATAGTTCTTGAATATGCACCAACTCCATTATGAGATAAATCTTTCATATTATTCTCGAGTTGAATTGGTCTTGCCTCCCATAGACTCGTTAGAGATATAAGGATAACTCCCAACTCATTGAATGCTAAGGTGTTATGCACTGTTGTGTTCATCAAGTCTTAGACCAGTGACAAGCTCTCCAGCTTACTTTAGTCAATTTGCTTAACTCAAGAGTAGGCATGCACCTCTAGCCAATATTCAGTTTGGTCGCTATCTCAAATGCCCCATTTTGGATTAACCAACCCATTCATGCCATGATCTTTGATCCATAATAACTAACTAAATAACCAAAATGAAATTCCTGAATTTACTTTCAATGGTGGGTGTGTCAATCCATCACAtacatgtaatttttttactaaaatataaaagtagaCATTTAACCattcaaaattgaacaaaaatgaaatgttaactcaaatatatgtaataatttaggtctaatttgatttttctattttcctaAACATAACTTAGAGCCTTAGACAATAATAGTTGTCAGCCATCAATTCCTTTATTGGAGCAAACGTGGGCCtcaacttcttttttgtttctagcCCAACCTTTTCCCATGGGCTCCATTGGGCCGTAGTTCATTTGCATgtaattttaccaacaaaaatatacaaaaagtcaaactttcaaaagcttatttatttaaatactaattataGTTTATACCATTGATTTCAGAatggattttcttttagaatagtaaaaaaacaaaaaaaatgtacgCTTCATTTTATCATGaaacgtaaatattttgtcaattatacaaattttttagtaaagatgatatatatatatatatatatatatatatatttaatataggTGATACATGTCGTGAAATAATGTTATaaagattataaaattatcaaaagacAAAGGTTATGAAAATCAcgaaattcaaaatattgtaaagattataaaaacaatactacAAATTAAcgataaaatttaagattttcaaaagaaaaatggagagtTTGATCAATGTAGAGGATAAAGGggaatagaaaaattaatactcaaaaataaaatgcaaaagaacaaataataaCCAAATAAATTCTCATGCTGTTATATGAATTGcaatattctaaaataactAATCATTAAATGACCAAAGCATATctgaatgaaaaaagaaaaagaaa
This is a stretch of genomic DNA from Cucumis sativus cultivar 9930 chromosome 4, Cucumber_9930_V3, whole genome shotgun sequence. It encodes these proteins:
- the LOC101214742 gene encoding probable receptor-like protein kinase At1g80640 isoform X1, translated to MEARTRIGVLAVAGFCSAVLIAALFSLLWLWIHRQRRNAGKSKRKDAEKGIGLAPFVTGKKGCVSVIDFKVLEKATGNFGESNVLGEGGFGRVYKALLDDNLVVAVKKLDCSGFQADTEFENEVNILSGIHHPNIICQLGCSSEGDSKLIVYELMENGSLETQLHVENDDAGPSRGSALNWHMRMKIALDVARGLEYLHEHCHPAVIHRDLKTSNILLDANFNAKLADFGIAITDGTQNNNKIKLSGTLGYVAPEYLLHGKLTEKSDVYAYGIVVLELLLGRRPVEKRPTPQSHSIVTWAMPQLTDRSKLPNIVDPVIRNTMDLKHLYQVAAMAVLCVQGEASYRPLIKDVLHSLIALVPIELGGTLRLNPPPQ
- the LOC101214742 gene encoding probable receptor-like protein kinase At1g80640 isoform X2 — protein: MEARTRIGVLAVAGFCSAVLIAALFSLLWLWIHRQRRNAGKSKRKDAEKGIGLAPFVTGKKGCVSVIDFKVLEKATGNFGESNVLGEGGFGRVYKALLDDNLVVAVKKLDCSGFQADTEFENEVNILSGIHHPNIICQLGCSSEGDSKLIVYELMENGSLETQLHGPSRGSALNWHMRMKIALDVARGLEYLHEHCHPAVIHRDLKTSNILLDANFNAKLADFGIAITDGTQNNNKIKLSGTLGYVAPEYLLHGKLTEKSDVYAYGIVVLELLLGRRPVEKRPTPQSHSIVTWAMPQLTDRSKLPNIVDPVIRNTMDLKHLYQVAAMAVLCVQGEASYRPLIKDVLHSLIALVPIELGGTLRLNPPPQ